A window of the Lactuca sativa cultivar Salinas chromosome 5, Lsat_Salinas_v11, whole genome shotgun sequence genome harbors these coding sequences:
- the LOC111879707 gene encoding 6,7,8-trihydroxycoumarin synthase: MASFLIIISAALPLFLIFILSKFRNPRSKLPPAPRGLPIIGNLHQLDTSNLPDHLWQLSKRYGPLMSLRLGSVQTLVVSSARMAKEVLKTNDAIFCSRPVLTGQKKITYGYKGLILTPYNDYWREMRKICTLHLFTSRRVLSFRGDREEEVMFMINKIKSQIVTSSSSSSEVVVNLNESVMTVTSMIICRMAFGKRDGPEMSRFHGLLLECQAVLVHFYFRDYFPLMGWIDHLNGSMARLEKNFKDMDAFYQELVDEHVNSENRPKNMQHDIIDILLQLKNDNSFSLDLTFDHIKAIVMDIFLAGTETSASVVVWAMTLLIKNPKALKRVQEEVRNAVGKKGKIDEDDLPKLDYLKAVIKESLRLYPATPLLVPRETSDICVLNGYEIPKKTLVYVNSWAIGRDPEYWEKPEEFEPERFLGSSYDYKGTEFEFIPFGSGRRGCPGMSIGATTMELILSNLLYTFDWKLPDGMKGEDVDTMTTPGLVLHKKNVLYLVAVDNKIDPNN, from the exons ATGGCTTCCTTTCTAATCATTATATCAGCAGCCCTCCCTCTATTCCTCATCTTCATTCTTTCAAAATTTAGAAACCCTAGATCAAAACTTCCACCAGCCCCACGTGGACTTCCCATAATCGGAAATTTGCACCAGCTCGACACCTCCAACCTCCCCGACCATCTATGGCAACTATCCAAACGCTACGGCCCACTCATGTCCCTGCGCCTGGGTTCTGTCCAAACGCTCGTTGTTTCTTCAGCACGAATGGCCAAAGAGGTCTTGAAAACAAATGATGCGATCTTTTGTAGTAGGCCTGTTCTTACAGGCCAAAAGAAGATCACGTATGGCTACAAAGGTTTGATTTTGACGCCTTACAATGATTACTGGAGAGAAATGAGAAAGATTTGCACTCTTCATCTATTCACTTCCAGAAGGGTGCTTTCGTTTCGTGGTGATCGTGAAGAAGAAGTCATGTTCATGATCAACAAAATAAAATCCCAAATcgtcacttcttcttcttcttcatcagaagtAGTGGTGAATTTGAACGAGAGTGTGATGACTGTTACAAGTATGATAATTTGTAGAATGGCTTTCGGTAAGAGAGATGGACCAGAAATGAGTCGGTTTCATGGGCTTCTTTTGGAGTGTCAAGCGGTGTTGGTGCACTTCTATTTTAGGGATTATTTTCCATTGATGGGATGGATTGATCATCTCAACGGGAGCATGGCTAGGCTTGAGAAGAATTTCAAAGATATGGATGCGTTCTACCAAGAACTTGTGGATGAGCATGTTAATTCCGAGAATAGGCCCAAGAACATGCAACACGATATCATTGACATCTTGCTTCAGCTCAAGAATGACAACTCTTTTTCACTCGATCTCACTTTTGATCACATCAAAGCAATAGTCATG GATATCTTCTTGGCAGGTACGGAAACGAGTGCATCTGTAGTTGTATGGGCGATGACTTTACTCATTAAGAACCCGAAAGCTTTAAAAAGGGTTCAAGAAGAGGTCAGAAATGCAGTAGGCAAAAAAGGAAAGATCGATGAAGATGACTTACCAAAACTCGACTACTTAAAGGCGGTAATAAAAGAGTCACTTAGATTATACCCGGCTACACCGCTCTTGGTCCCGCGAGAAACAAGTGATATATGTGTTTTAAACGGATACGAGATTCCTAAGAAGACTCTGGTTTATGTGAATTCATGGGCCATTGGGCGAGATCCGGAATATTGGGAAAAACCAGAAGAGTTTGAGCCAGAGAGGTTTTTGGGTAGTAGCTATGATTACAAAGGGACGGAGTTTGAGTTTATCCCATTTGGTTCGGGTCGAAGAGGATGCCCGGGAATGTCAATCGGAGCTACCACCATGGAATTGATCCTTTCGAATCTTCTTTACACTTTTGACTGGAAATTACCAGATGGGATGAAGGGAGAGGATGTAGACACCATGACAACTCCTGGGCTCGTTCTCCACAAGAAAAATGTACTTTATCTTGTTGCAGTTGATAATAAAATAGATCCAAATAATTAG
- the LOC111879698 gene encoding V-type proton ATPase 16 kDa proteolipid subunit has translation MSSTFSGDETAPFFGFLGAAAALVFSCMGAAYGTAKSGVGVASMGVMRPELVMKSIVPVVMAGVLGIYGLIIAVIISTGINPKAKSYYLFDGYAHLSSGLACGLAGLSAGMAIGIVGDAGVRANAQQPKLFVGMILILIFAEALALYGLIVGIILSSRAGQSRAD, from the exons ATGTCTTCAACATTCTCCGGCGATGAAACGGCTCCGTTCTTCGGCTTTCTCGGTGCCGCGGCCGCGTTAGTCTTCTCCT GTATGGGGGCGGCGTACGGGACGGCGAAGAGCGGTGTTGGAGTGGCGTCTATGGGAGTGATGAGGCCAGAGCTCGTGATGAAGTCTATTGTGCCAGTTGTTATGGCTGGAGTGTTGGGTATTTACGGTTTGATTATCGCTGTGATTATCAGTACTGGAATTAACCCTAAGGCTAAATCCTATTACCTTTTCGATGGGTATGCTCATCTTTCCTCCGGTCTTGCTTGTGGCCTTGCTGGTCTTTCTGCTGGTATGGCTATCGGAATCGTCGGTGATGCTGGTGTTAG AGCCAATGCACAACAACCAAAACTATTTGTTGGGATGATCCTGATCCTCATTTTTGCTGAAGCTCTTGCTCTGTATGGTCTCATTGTTGGCATCATTCTTTCTTCTCGTGCTGGTCAATCCAGAGCAGATTAG
- the LOC111879699 gene encoding probable 1-acylglycerol-3-phosphate O-acyltransferase yields the protein MSFRLGLRRAESSSLGKAMAQELNSSAPATATATAATVTSTSTTKKSLWPSALRWIPTSTDHIISAEKRLLSLVKTPYTQELVDIGSGPPGSKVRWFRSASNESRFINTITFDSKQDSPTLVMVHGYAASQGFFFKNFDTLAKHFRVIAIDQLGWGASSRPDFTCTSTEETEAWFVDSFEEWRKAKNLSNFVLLGHSFGGYIASKYALKHPEHVQHLILVGPAGFTSETEHKSERLTKFQATWKGAVLNHLWESNFTPMKVVRGLGPFGPNLVRKYTSARFGEGEGLAEQESALLTDYVYHTLAAKASGELCLKHIFSFGAFARSPLLQRSSEWKVPTTFIYGFQDWMDYKGAEAARKNMNVPCEIIRVPQAGHFVFLDNAKGFHSSVLHACRRFLSPDMANYPLEEGVISV from the exons ATGAGCTTTAGACTTGGTCTGAGACGTGCGGAGTCGAGTTCTCTGGGCAAGGCTATGGCGCAGGAATTGAACTCATCTGCGCCGGCAACCGCAACGGCAACAGCCGCCACTGTAACTTCAACGTCAACAACGAAGAAATCGCTATGGCCTTCTGCCCTTCGTTGGATTCCCACATCTACGGATCACATTATATCCGCTGAAAAACGCCTTCTATCTCTTGTCAA GACACCATATACTCAAGAGCTGGTTGATATCGGATCTGGCCCACCAGGATCTAAGGTCAGGTGGTTTCGTTCTGCTAGCAATGAATCAAGATTCATCAACACCATCACCTTTGACAGCAAACAGGATTCTCCTACTCTTGTAATGGTGCATGGATATGCAGCTTCTCAAGGtttcttttttaaaaatttcGACACTCTTGCCAAACACTTCAGAGTGATTGCAATCGATCAGCTAGG TTGGGGTGCATCTAGCAGGCCTGATTTCACTTGCACAAGTACAGAAG AAACTGAAGCTTGGTTTGTTGATTCCTTTGAGGAATGGCGAAAGGCCAAAAACCTCAGCAACTTTGTTTTGCTTGGGCACTCGTTTGGAGGATACATTGCATCCAAATATGCTCTCAAA CACCCGGAGCACGTACAACATCTGATTTTGGTGGGACCCGCTGGATTTACATCAGAAACCGAACATAAATCAGAAAGACTTACAAAATTCCAAGCAACATGGAAAGGAGCTGTTTTGAATCATTTATGGGAGTCTAATTTTACTCCAATGAAGGTTGTGAG agGCTTAGGGCCATTTGGTCCAAATTTAGTCCGTAAATACACAAGTGCAAGATTTGGTGAAGGTGAAGGGTTGGCTGAGCAAGAGTCTGCATTACTCACAG ATTATGTGTACCATACTTTGGCTGCAAAGGCCAGTGGAGAGCTCTGTTTGAAGCATATTTTTTCATTTGGGGCGTTTGCTCGGAGCCCTCTATTACAAAG ATCTTCAGAGTGGAAAGTGCCAACGACGTTTATATACGGTTTCCAGGATTGGATGGATTACAAGGGGGCGGAGGCAGCACGGAAGAATATGAATGTCCCGTGTGAAATTATACGGGTCCCACAG GCTGGTCACTTTGTGTTTCTGGATAATGCAAAGGGCTTTCACTCATCAGTATTGCATGCTTGCAGGAGATTTCTGTCTCCAGATATGGCTAACTATCCTCTAGAAGAAGGTGTTATATCTGTCTAA